A single Tachypleus tridentatus isolate NWPU-2018 chromosome 9, ASM421037v1, whole genome shotgun sequence DNA region contains:
- the LOC143226707 gene encoding acyl-CoA:lysophosphatidylglycerol acyltransferase 1-like isoform X1, whose amino-acid sequence MPWTLKFREVKLDIVIILYCFKLMDWSRALHILKCTCRFIFVLVNNLYCIPTYIIWTLVLLRPLYHLKPVIYWKIEGILFKWLLYMVAAWSWSAKYYIQEVGEDISSCVNHRSLVLMNHQSTADVPLLMAVFQNKGEVLQNVTWVMDRLFRYTNFGVVSMIHGDFFITQGKSGREAQLENLRSHLINVYLQRDRRWIILFPEGGFLRKRLESSQKYGREHGYPFLSHVTLPRIGALKVILNVLQKENIGNGIIVDHLNNEQVKKPEPLKWVIDVTVGYPDGGQPLSLPTICIGSRPPCVTYIHYRKFPVDDIPSNNEEDLRNWLFERWEEKEVMLKEFYKTGKFPVSHLGESSDCGHKSSQPVQKLNCVLWICLNVFFIVSTYFHCCLLIKLWQVLVW is encoded by the exons ATGCCATGGACTTTGAAGTTCAGAGAAGTGAAACTTGACATTGTAATCATTCtgt ACTGTTTCAAGCTCATGGACTGGTCTCGTGCCTTACACATTCTGAAATGTACTTGTCGGTTCATTTTTGTCCTCGTCAACAATCTCTACTGCATTCCCACGTACATAATATGGACGCTAGTGCTGTTGAGGCCCTTGTATCATCTCAAGCCAGTGATCTATTGGAAAATTGAAGGGATATTGTTTAAGTGGCTTCTGTACATGGTTGCTGCTTGGAGTTGGTCAGCCAAGTACTACA tACAAGAGGTAGGGGAAGATATAAGTAGCTGTGTCAATCACCGATCTTTGGTCCTGATGAACCACCAGTCTACAGCTGATGTTCCGTTGTTAATGGCCGTGTTTCAGAATAAAGGTGAAGTTCTGCAAAATGTCACCTGGGTGATGGATCGTCTCTTTCGCTACACAAACTTTGGTGTGGTGTCCATGATACACGGAGACTTCTTTATAACCCAG GGGAAGAGTGGACGTGAGGCACAGTTAGAAAATTTAAGATCCCATTTAATCAATGTTTACTTACAACGAGACCGAAGGTGGATTATACTCTTTCCAGAGGGAGGATTTCTCAGGAAGAGATTAGAAAGCAGCCAAAA GTATGGAAGAGAGCACGGCTATCCTTTTCTCAGTCATGTTACGTTACCTAGAATTGGTGCATTGAAGGTGATTCTGAAtgtattacaaaaagaaaatattgggAATGGCATCATTGTAGATCATTTGAATAATGAACAAG ttaaaaagCCTGAACCATTAAAGTGGGTGATTGATGTAACAGTTGGGTACCCAGATGGTGGACAACCTCTAAGTTTGCCAACCATATGTATTGGTAGCAGACCCCCTTGTGTAACCTATATACATTATAGAAAATTTCCAGTAGATGATATTCCAAGTAATAATGAAGAAGACCTCAGGAACTGGTTGTTTGAACGTTGGGAGGAGAAAGAAGTCATGTTGAAAGAATTCTACAAGACAGGCAAGTTTCCGGTTAGTCACCTCGGTGAAAGTAGTGATTGTGGTCACAAGAGCTCTCAGCCAGTACAGAAACTGAACTGTGTGTTGTGGATTTGCctgaatgtattttttattgtctCAACTTACTTTCATTGCTGTCTTCTTATAAAATTATGGCAAGTATTGGTTTGGTAA
- the LOC143226707 gene encoding acyl-CoA:lysophosphatidylglycerol acyltransferase 1-like isoform X2 — MDWSRALHILKCTCRFIFVLVNNLYCIPTYIIWTLVLLRPLYHLKPVIYWKIEGILFKWLLYMVAAWSWSAKYYIQEVGEDISSCVNHRSLVLMNHQSTADVPLLMAVFQNKGEVLQNVTWVMDRLFRYTNFGVVSMIHGDFFITQGKSGREAQLENLRSHLINVYLQRDRRWIILFPEGGFLRKRLESSQKYGREHGYPFLSHVTLPRIGALKVILNVLQKENIGNGIIVDHLNNEQVKKPEPLKWVIDVTVGYPDGGQPLSLPTICIGSRPPCVTYIHYRKFPVDDIPSNNEEDLRNWLFERWEEKEVMLKEFYKTGKFPVSHLGESSDCGHKSSQPVQKLNCVLWICLNVFFIVSTYFHCCLLIKLWQVLVW, encoded by the exons ATGGACTGGTCTCGTGCCTTACACATTCTGAAATGTACTTGTCGGTTCATTTTTGTCCTCGTCAACAATCTCTACTGCATTCCCACGTACATAATATGGACGCTAGTGCTGTTGAGGCCCTTGTATCATCTCAAGCCAGTGATCTATTGGAAAATTGAAGGGATATTGTTTAAGTGGCTTCTGTACATGGTTGCTGCTTGGAGTTGGTCAGCCAAGTACTACA tACAAGAGGTAGGGGAAGATATAAGTAGCTGTGTCAATCACCGATCTTTGGTCCTGATGAACCACCAGTCTACAGCTGATGTTCCGTTGTTAATGGCCGTGTTTCAGAATAAAGGTGAAGTTCTGCAAAATGTCACCTGGGTGATGGATCGTCTCTTTCGCTACACAAACTTTGGTGTGGTGTCCATGATACACGGAGACTTCTTTATAACCCAG GGGAAGAGTGGACGTGAGGCACAGTTAGAAAATTTAAGATCCCATTTAATCAATGTTTACTTACAACGAGACCGAAGGTGGATTATACTCTTTCCAGAGGGAGGATTTCTCAGGAAGAGATTAGAAAGCAGCCAAAA GTATGGAAGAGAGCACGGCTATCCTTTTCTCAGTCATGTTACGTTACCTAGAATTGGTGCATTGAAGGTGATTCTGAAtgtattacaaaaagaaaatattgggAATGGCATCATTGTAGATCATTTGAATAATGAACAAG ttaaaaagCCTGAACCATTAAAGTGGGTGATTGATGTAACAGTTGGGTACCCAGATGGTGGACAACCTCTAAGTTTGCCAACCATATGTATTGGTAGCAGACCCCCTTGTGTAACCTATATACATTATAGAAAATTTCCAGTAGATGATATTCCAAGTAATAATGAAGAAGACCTCAGGAACTGGTTGTTTGAACGTTGGGAGGAGAAAGAAGTCATGTTGAAAGAATTCTACAAGACAGGCAAGTTTCCGGTTAGTCACCTCGGTGAAAGTAGTGATTGTGGTCACAAGAGCTCTCAGCCAGTACAGAAACTGAACTGTGTGTTGTGGATTTGCctgaatgtattttttattgtctCAACTTACTTTCATTGCTGTCTTCTTATAAAATTATGGCAAGTATTGGTTTGGTAA